The window AGTCGACACAAGAGAAGTTCGTACCCAGTGCTACACCCGCCAGGAAGGATCATGCATATCGTTGAGGATAGGTAAGATGATCATTTGTTCAACACATTATTATACCATTCTATTTTAGCATGGTTTCTCTACTTCTGTTCCTACTTCTAAAGCCTGCAGCTGACCTGGCGGTCTGTGACTTGGCGGTCTGTGACCTGGCGGTCTGTGACCTGGCGGTCTGTGACCTGGCGGTCTGTGACCTGGCGGTCTGTGACCTGGCGGTCTGTGACCTGGCGGTCTGTGACCTGGCGGTCTGTGACCTGGCGGTCCGTGACCTGGCGGTCTGTGACTTGGCGGTCTGTGACTTGGCGGTCTGTGACTTGATTGAGTGATTTCTTTTGGCACCAGGGAAATAGTATAACCCAAAACATTTTTGCGCCTAGTAATTTTTGCGATTCgcaacaattttctcaaaaaatcaCAAGGGTTATTCTGGTGGATTGCAAATAGTAATTTCATTTTAGAAACTCACTTGAAAGTTATTTCTTTAGACAGAGAGAGTAATCTTTCTATTTTTCAGTCAGGGAAAATATGTTGCTTTCTGGCGAAAATCTGAGGATTTCAGAGACATAATCGTCAGCGGTCAGATGGTAGCTGATCATTTTCCTGACCGTGTTTTAGCTGCCCTGGAATACTGTAAGAGGACATTTGGTGTAAAGCTAATCCTGTCACTCTTTCAACCCTTGAAGGCCTCagtccattttctatttaactgCAAGGGGGTTCTTAGTACTTTTGTTACACTTCCTTAGTCTTAAGTTAGATATGAAGGTGGGTGGTTGAGCTTCTGAGAATGTTTCCAAAACCAAATTATATCACCAATGGTAATGCTCTGTTCTCTGTCTATGGTGTTGGTTGAAGTCACATCCTGCATGTATAATCCACCATTTAAGCTACCATTCCCTAATTCACGTTCTTGTTACTAACCATTCTAATGAACATTTGTTAGACAGTTTTGGTAATCTGTGTGTCTGGAATTCATACTGGGATTATCAATAAGTTGTAGGTTGTTGGAGTTCATACTGGTGATAGTTCATTCATATAAAGAACTGCACAATCGATGGTGGAAGTAACATGGTCATTAAGTTCTAATCTAAAGCTATTTGTACGTGTAtttgaaatttactgaaggagataacgcagGGATTTGTTTCTAATGTGATTAGGCACCTGGACCCTTAAGTTTAGCAACTGTTGTCTTCTGTTTGTtggggattcatactggtgataaaccattcagcGCGAAGCACAGTTTCTATTCACAGTCTGGTTCTGTTGCAGCACTCAGAATGGTAGATCATCACAAATGTTTTCCTCGATTTAAAAGTGAAATATTGCTCTTCACTAATGACCTATATGTTAGCATTCAGTTAGTTTACTTCTGTCTGTTTTCAAACTTGGTTCTTAATCAGCTGATGGTTCTCTCCTTGCAGTGATCGCAAATACATAGTTGTCTGGAAGGAAGCCAAAGAGTTTGATGAAATCATGGTCAGTCCAAAGATGCTCACCGACCACATGCCTGATAGGGTTTACAGTGCTTTACAAGATCTCTGCACAATGGACATTGTGCCGCATCATGCTCCAGAAATGGTGTGAAAAGTGCAACTAATTTAGTTGAAGGACTAATAACAGCTAGTATTAATTGTGTGCTCTTTTTAAAAATGTGGATTTAGGCCCTTAGTACAATTATTGCAATAAATCATCCCCGTGATTAGAATGTAATGGCATTAAATGATTACTATGTAAAAGTGGATTACACAAGAGTCGGCAGTTTGTGTTTAGCACATTGTTCCCCTGCCAGCCATTTGTCTCACTCAGTCATAGTATTTTGTTTATAATAGTGGCTATTTGTCTTGTATTAGTGATATAACACTTTAAAATCCCCTAAgcaatttacatttgaacacatGTGCAATAGCCTTCATTcatgtcagtattgattgatcATTGTATTACCTTTGGTTTGTGCGATTTATGGTTTGGTTTTGTTGATGTAATTACCCAAGATGCCTTGTCTCAGATTGATTCTCTCTCCCCTTTAAAAGGGATAATTACTTGCACCATTTAGAATAGTAACAGGGCTCAAATTCCATTTGGTCTTGAATGCTTTGCTGAAATATGAAGTGCCTTTGAAGATGAGTTTCAATTGTTCCCAATTTTCTGGTGGAATTGTATGTCTGAATTTAATGAAAAGTGCTCTTTAAATAGTTTAGATAGGTGTGCATCAATTTTGCCAGCTGCCATGAGGCTCGTGTGACCCTAGGTTGCAGGTCGTAGTAAAATAGTAGTAAAAGTAGTAATAcaagtataggcctatatgtattCCTGATTTCACTTGTCTGCCTGAATATCTGCACGAGGCCAAAGATTTGGTAATGTCAGAGTCAAAGGTAGATAGATCATTACAATCAAGTGACTGTGTAATTCATGGCTTGTACTTAAAGTTTAGGGAATATACACCTCACTATTGGTACTGATCGTCACACTGAACACACCAAAGGTGGCGCTAATGTGCAGGTCAAATCTGAGGCAGCAGCCGAGATTTTGGGAGAAATGACAACTCCATTCAGTGTGTTGACCTACAGCAGGTTTGTGAACAAACTTTTATATTTTCTAGTCTTTTTGTCTTCCGCAAAAGCCTATCAGCATGCTTTGTaaagaaatattaaaaaattTGTTAAAGAAACAGAAAAAATGACAATTCATTGTTTGTTTTATTACTTTTTCGTTGATTAATCAGCGAGACATGTTTTACACTCAACAGAATAACTTCAAGTGATTGCAATTGAAAAACCATCAACCTCGCATCAGAGTGTTGAGCAGAAGTCCCCCATGTCCTTAGTTCTGTGAGCTCCACATTCAAGAGGTTCTCACACCAGAGTGCTGAAGTCCCCCATGTTGTTAGTTCTGTGAGCTCCACATCCAAGATGCCCTAACGTCAGCTCTGTGGGTGCTGTCTTTTCTTGCTGGCATATTTTCTGGTAGTGGCTCTCCTTGCGTCTCTGGTAAGACAAAGAACACCAAGGCAGCACTCATGATACAGAATGTCCCGTAAAATATGTAGGGAACAGCCCAGTGACTGAACTCGCCCTGAAATGAGGAATAAAGGCCATTAGCTTGTTTTGAGTTTAGAAGTATGTTGGTCTGTGCATAGATGCATTTCAGTTTGAAGTTGTGGCTCCCATCCGAGTTTACAGCATTTCTTCTTTTCATTAGAATCCCCATGCCATGTCCATTTGTGTGAGCACCTCACCAGATATGCCACTTGGGGTGCTAGGATCCCTCCGATACGGGCTGCCACACTACAGGCTCCCATTCCAATAATCCTGAAAGGAAATAATTAGCTGAGTGATCGTGGTTAAGTGGAGTTTAAAGTCAGCCACCCTGCTGTAAAGAACATCCATTTGGACGCCAACCCACCAAGTAAGGTAATCTATACGAGAAAGTGTACGGTAATTTATTGCATGTAAGATCATTCCCCTCCAGCACctagcccattgaaataggctccgatccTCTGGTAGTtaagactccctgggcagcccattgcgtcatcctaatttggccTCCTTGGAgcgagggacgaggccggtccactacgTCCGAGTGTACTTGTAATGGGACGGACTAGGCCATTATAGACCCGACCTAAGTGGACCCACCCGCGGCAAAAGAGTATCGGCCGTTGGATGCCAAAAAGGAGCTGTTTAGATTTGAAGGGAGCCAGATGGGCAATACAAATGTCAGTAAGTGTCTCTCACAGTAGGACCCGCACTATCACCCTTCTCAGGAATATGTAGATCACTAAGTCAAAACAGTCCTGATTTTCCTAACTGAGCACATATGGAACGTAGCCTATACCTGGTCAATGTTGGGAACAATTCGCTGACATGGATAGTTGATATTCCCCAACACGCGATTATCCCTCCGACTGCGAGCAGGACCATGGTAGTCAGCAAGTCCGGAGATGTCACATCCAGCGCCCCCATCAGAGCCACCGTCACCATACAGACGACAGGAATGGTCATGTAAGCCAAGTAACTCTTCCGACGGCCGAACCTTTGAAGATGAAAAGAGGAGTTATCACTGATCTCTTGCGAAGCGACATGCATATACTTGGGCGACcgggacgggggggggggggggggggaggggagcaACTCAGTTATCACTGTCAATGAAACAGGTGTCAGTGCAGTGTCCGATGAGTTCATCGGTTCCCCGGACGCACACTTTTTTCATATGCGCAGTGCAGTTACTAATTCAAATTTGTCCTATATCATATCACACAAAAACCCAAAAATTGATCATACATTCGATCGGGGGAGAGGTGAAACGATCACGTTTCAAGGGGAGGTTTTGTTTGGATTTGTTGGCTCACCTCTCGGCGGTGTAGATGACCGTCCACCCGAACAACATTGAAGTGGAGTGATTGATAACGACCGAGAGGTAGACAGACCATTCTAAGGTATCGTACATGTTGCTTATCCCATACGTCACCAAGCTGGCGGTGAACCTGCAAAGAATTATGAGATCACGGGCGCTTTAACCATTGACTTTAAGCTTGCTCGTCGGACAACTGACCATCGCGTAGTCGACCAGTTGTCAGAGAGGCAAGCATTGACTCTGGGTTAGAACCCTACAGTCTGTGTGACGAGATTCCTTCACATTGGCTTGATGTCAAGATGTCATCCCATATCATACTTTTTAGTTAGACGTGGAAGCCTTCTTGTGATGATGGCCGGGACCGGGCATCCACGCAAATCgagcgatatacatgtacgccgGAGACGCAACGGGCACATGGTGCACGTAACTGAGGAGTTTGATATTTTACCAGGTGAATAGAAGCACGGCTGTCCTAGCCCCCATCTTCCTTGTCCTGAACAGATCATGATAGCTATACTGTTTCTCTCTCTTCTTCAACTCCTTGTTTCCCTGCGCGATGACCTTCAGGATGGCAAGGTCAGGTGTTGACCTTTTATTGACCTTGGCCATTTGCTTGACGATATCTTCAGCTTCTTGCAGCCTTCCCCTCTGCAGCAACCAGCGAACACTCTCGGGACACCCCCTGAAGATATAATTGTACAGCATACAAATACCACGAAGAGCCTTTCCAGGAGCTTTGTCTGTCAAGAAGATGTGGCATTTCGTATTGAAAAGATAACCAATGGACTTACCACAGGATGGCAATTAGTATTGGAAACTCAATCACTCCAATGGCCACCGCTAGGTATCTCCAGTCCCTCATGAGGTAGGCCATGAGAGCCATCATCATGTTGCCCATGCTGTAGACACCCAGCGAGCTGCAGAAGGTCCGGTATTTCGCGCCGATAAACTCCATAGGAAGGGTGTTGGAGATGTTGAGGGTGCCCGCTGAAACATGTGACAGAGTTTGATTTGTTTAGTGCAAGATCCAATTCGAAGGACCAAATGCAATCCGGTTCGAAGGACCACCGTTTATTCAATGACGGTAATACCGAGTTAACAATTCGTCAGCTGCCTTATCAATTTTACTCGCTGGTGGTATGacttttttaagaagaaaataaTGAGATAAGACaagataaagatgaagatggtGAGAATCACATTAATTTCTCAAATTCTATTTTTGCAGGCGGACTAAAAATATCGTAGATAGCAGGGAAGTCCTTCCCGGCATGGATGTGACACAAATTCTCAAGTCCTCCTGCGTACAAGCCTTATTACGATAATATAAGCCTGCGACTCATGCATGAAAATGCTTTCCAATGATAACATTTTTTCAGGCCGAGCTATTCCTCGAAACTATATACTCCGTTGACGGTACCTGTGGCCATTCCTACAAAAAATCGCAACACGGCATACAACTGCCACGAGTTGGAGAATCCCACCACAATCTGGAGGACCATCATGAGAGATGCCATTGCAATCAGCGTCTTCCGCCGCCCAAAGGTGTCGCCAACCTGTCCGGAGGTCAGGGCTCCTACGAGGACACCCGCCATCTGGATGGAGACGGTCATCTTGGGGAGGTAGCCTTGGTCGCACACTAGGCTCCACTGTGTGGGGTGAGAGCAGGGAAAGGTTAGCGGGAAAATGAAGTATTTACATTGTCGAGAAGCGACATACAAGGTGTTTGGTATCACTGTTGACAGAAGGATAATGAGATAATGACTATAATCTCTATTAGGTACAGAAAGACGCAACGACGGACGGATGGACTCAGATAGACGCAGCAACCGACTGATAGACAGAAAGACAGTTCATCGCacctcatatcatatcatattacGTCGAAAATCATAGTTGTCCTAGTTGTAAGGACATTGACCTAGTGCAATCATTTGATTGGTAACTGAGTAGAAACCATCCGCTTGCTGATGTGATTTTCAACTATGCCATGTTCGTCTCGAACATGAAAACTGGGTATGATATTGATCAAGTCCCGGTTCTTCTTTGTGAGTATATGCTGAGGACAGATGAAAACATCAATAAATAGAAAGGTTAATTTCTTCTACATGTACTAGTTGTACTCGTGTTCCAAAGCTAACACCTCCTCATCATCGGAGGAACGCGATGAGGTCATCACAGCACACCACACGGTCCAGCTTGATTTATAGACCATCGGTGAAGACCTCCAGCATGACTGCCGCCAGACAGCAAGTTAAATATAGACGTATTTACCATCAGCAAGGAGAAACTGTGCTTACCTCGGTTGTAATGGACTTCAACTCGGGAGAGAATTCAAATTCTACACACTTCGTCCCGTTAAAGACGCAGGCGTCAGCCGTGAAATTCGTCGTCTCGTTGAAAGTGGTATTCGAACCCTGATACCTCGCACACCTCCACCCCGGATTCGAATTGGAGAAAACAAAATAACTCATACACTGTCCTGTGGTGATGTCCATCAAGGTGATAATAATGAAGAGACGAATCTGATAAGTCCCGAACTCTCCCGTCTGTTTGAGGACATCCTCAAATGTCGCACCCTTCTGTGCGTTGTCTTCGGACAGACGGACTTCAAAACTCGTCGGCATTTTTGGGTGCTTTGTTTTCCCAGCAGATATGACCTAGTTCTGGCAAAAGCACCAGCAGCCTGGAAGATATGCCACAACACAGTTGACCCACTCTATCGAAGGCGAAGTTGCATTGCATACAACTTTGAAGCTGTAATGGCCTTGTAAAGCAATGACAATGGAAGTAAAATACGATGACCTGTTTACAATTAAGCTGAGATTTTAAATTGTCAGTAATCAGTAAAATAAAGATGCCTGTCAATTCCATTTATTGTTCTTTAACCAGGTCATTATTAGATTTTGAAAGAATAGTTTTGTCGAGGTATAGCGCTCCATCTACCCGAACTGATCAACCGCAGGGTGCTCGTTTGAACGGAACAACCTGCGCAGTCCCGCAGATTTGACTCAATGTCACTGAAACTCAACAAAGTTATATTTCATGTTGCATTTTATTCAATATAATATAACTTGCATTAGTTTGATATGTAATTAACAATCCTCTTCAGGAAACTACTGGAATCCGGCTAGATTAAACTACATACTGTACTGGAATCCCGGCCCGGGAGCTTTGGAACTAAGCTAAACCCTTGGAATCCCAGACTGGATCTCCTTCGTTTCATGCAGTGCTATCCTCCTCATCATCCTCGATGAAGCTCTCCAGTCGATGACCTTCTCCATTCTCCCGAAGTTTCTCGGTCATTTCCAATTTCTGTGATGATTTTCGCCTGAAAAATTTAAATAATCATTTTATGAACTTTCCATAGAATTCATCATGAAGCACCGGTCAACCCTATTCAAACTTCTGATGTGTTCTCTACGCTGTACAGTATAGCGTAATTTTAACCAACCGAAGCGATTAGAGGAGCATCGACGAAACCTCTACCGCAGAAACTCATCCGACCGTTGGGTAAGTGCGCCGAAGCTTCTACTCAGGTCCATAGTCGCACCGACGTTTCAGGAAATACTATGAAACTTTAGGACTCGGGAAGTTCGGGCCATAGACTTACCTGTACCTCCCCCGGCCCCAGTGAAGTGCCTGTTCGATAGTCTCTGGAAGAGGCTTCCCATGAGTCTCGGGTAAAAACAGACTGGATATCCCGGCCAGTATCAGGATGGAGCCAAAGACCACTAATGGCAGCACCTTGGAGAATGGCCCTGGGATGAGCGAACCCTGAAACGCCGAAGGTGTGATATTATGCTGCGTGGTCAAAAAGATACAATTATCTGATTAAGAATCCAGATCCATATCCAGGAAATAACTTTACGCCACTCCATGCGACCTGGAACCCATGATCATGGACAGCATGTCCTGAGAGGTGTCCAAGATGGCAACCGTTTTAGCAACAACGACATTAGGCTTGAACGAACTTGCTTGCCAGCTTTTATGAAGGCAAACAACAGCTCGGAAGAATCTATCACAGACAGATTGGGAGTGTCTGTCTCGCAAACGCTAAGAAGAGATGAAGACGTGAAAGctgctcctgcctaaagtctccCAGTTCTTTCCGTTGCGATGTGACGTCATTTTTGTTACAATGGTTTACCAGTAATCCTTTTCCCCCTTCTTCGATGGCAGGGCCTTGCGATACCAGCACGAACAAAAGTATCGACTCTTTTCCTTGGCCGGGGAAAAGTCTACTTTTTCACGTACACCAGCAACGAATATGAATGATATATTGGGATGATGCTGATGTACTTACCAGATCTGCCAAGAAAGGAGCCGCGATGGTGACGAGCCTTGCGAACATGGATGAGATACCAATGGAAAGGTTTCTCACGGATGTTGGGAACAATTCAGCTGAGTAGAGGTAGGCGGAGCCAAATGCTGCAGAGATGCCGAATTTACCAATTGTAGCTAGTGTTGTTGGCAGCCAGGAGAGGACACCTCGAAAAGAAGATTGGACGCTAAAGCTACGAGTATGATAGCAAGGAAGTGGAAAGATCATACGCATTTGCTTCATTCATTGCTTAAGGCGTTAGAGCAGAGCAAGCAAGACCGTACGTTTCTAACATGCTCGGTAGTTTTGTGAGAACATGTCTCTGTCAGCTCTCCTGGCTAGCTCTAGACTCCATGCGAAGAGGCGATTGTGAAATTCTATTTTATTTTAGCTATAAAAGGTCCGCTTTATCAGCAAATGTCGCGATACTCACTATTGTGCCCATACAAGATGACAAACATGCTTGCAACACAGGCCAGGCCCGCAACCAGGAGGGCAAGCACATGGGGTGCTTTCCTACCAAACTTCGTCGGGGTGAACATGGTATAGAATGTTGCTGGTATATCCATGAATACCCCTACAGTGAAGTTGACGTAGAAATCTCCCACCATGCTGCCAGAATAGAGATGCAGGCCATAATAGCCGGCCGACACTGAGGCCCTGTAAAAAAGGAAATTACTTCTAAGGATGTGCATGGGCAAGACCATGAGCTGTGAATGGGGTTCCCAACTAACCAAGGTTATAATCAAACCATGGTTGATGGATGATGCCTAGGCTATGGATGTGGTTTCCGTTAAGCCGTCGGATTATGAATGAGGTTCCAATCCAATCGATCAAACCATGACTTATGAATGAGGTTCCCATCAAACCTTAGGTCATAGACAGACACTGACATTGACAGATGGCTGTTTGGTAGCCCAGAATCAAAACGGAACTGATGAGGACGGGTTACCTTACCATGAGAGGCAAACTATTGCAAGCCTTGCTAACAGTTTCCCCTGCTTCAGCATCTTCATAAATGACTCTCTCTTGACACGGTCCTCGCTGGGTTGAATGGATTTAAGCATGACATCCGAGAGGGGGCGCCTATTCAACTTTGCCATCTGGCGTAGAATCTTCTCCGCCTCCTCGTTTCTGCCGCGACTTAGCAGCCATCTTGGGGACTCCGGTATGAGCCTGAAACGTATCCAAAATACTTCAAACTGCTCTTTAGAACTATAAGGTTGTAAAAGTAAGCCACCTTCACATCATGAGTATGGAAACGCCAAAGCCAACTGGACAGAAAGGAAGGCTACGATTAGGCCTATACCACCATGAGAGAAAAAGGAGAATGGGCTTACCACCAATACGGTATTAACAGAACACTTGGGGCCACTGTAGCAAGTGTCAGATGTCGCCAATTTCGGTAGAAGAATGCGAGCGGTGTCAGCAACATGCCTCCCACCGCGAAACTGATGGCTGCCAACAGCGCAGCATACACTCGCTTACTTGGTCCTACCATTTCCGTGACTGAAAAGGAACAATGTTTGAGCCTTTAAAGGGAAATTATATGTAGGAGCTTGGTGGACCAGATTAGAATGCACCATGCGGCCGATAGGCGTCTCTAGAGTAAACATTGGCGCTAATCTCTGCGGAGTAGGAAGAATAGTTCTATCACCAAGTCTTTAAGACTTGGTGAAGGCACCAGAGCCATGGGATCACCTGGACTCGACCAATTGGACACCCTAACTCCTGCTTCCTCTATTCCCTCGAGTACAGTATGTAAAGAGTGAATCATTTTGTGGATGATCCGTTGAATAATTATGAAATaaataccggtagcctatcgTAAGCCTAACAAGTGACGAGCTCTCTGACTTATCACGTCAGGAAACCAGGCGACTCTGGCAGTTTCATGAGCGCTGCAGTAATTAAATCGGCTGGGCTTGATCGGTCTGGTAGACGTACTCAGAGTGAACGATGATCCATACAAGGCCAGGTTGGATCCTCCGAGGACACACCTGAACACCATGAATGTGTAGATGTCGGGAGCGAAGGCAATAACAAGAACAGCTACGGCCTGTGATGCGATGCTCAAAATCACAGTAATCTTTCTGCCGAACCTGGAAGGAGAGAAAACAATGATAAACGGTATGCTGCAGTTGCGGCAGTCAAGTGATACCGCAACCGCAGTCAGTCCTTCACGATAGTCCTAGGCCATCTGGCCGTTGTCGGGCTATTTGGACGAGTCCAATTCCAGCCTGTTTGAGCATCTGTGGCACGAATTAAGGGGAGCGATATTGTACCCAAAGGTTTGTGTTCTCCTCCGGCCTTGTTAGGGTTAGGCTTGCGAACCCACGGCGAAGTCCAGCACCCCAAGCAAGTGTGTAAGGTCTTTACCGCCTTTAAATGTAGCGGAGGTACCTTGACGCTCGCtggccgaccgaccgaccgaccgaccgaccgaccgaccgaccgactgcaTGATTACCTGTCAGATACTTTGCCACCAACGATAGCGCCCAACAACATCCCGACAATAAGGGCGGTGCTTCCGAAGGTCCGAAAGATTGCCTTGTCACACACCAAATTAAActgaaaaaataccattttcatgattatgtaggcctacagctgaCATCTTATATCAGATCCACGGTCAGTACTAGTGAGGAACCTGATTAAAACTGCTGGACAAAATTATATGTTTAGtgaggatgtacatgtacgttgggGACCTCAAACTGGAATTCTAATGTTCCCCTGCATGTTTTGCCGATGGAAATTCTCCTCCAAGAAATGATTTAGAGAACTGCTTTGTCAATGACTAACCTCCATGACCGCTGATGGCCGATATAAGTTCTCCTCATACACCCATCTTGAACACGCCCTCTCCTTCGCCTCAGTACCATTCACCCCACCATCGTACACTGTGCATTTGGACCCTTGTGGAATTGTTGCGTTGACCAGAGCAGCGTGAGCCTCATCCTTGACGAGGTAGGTGCCATTTGCTACATCTGGGACGGCGCATCTGTATTCAAAGAAGAAGTCTTATTGTTCTTTACTCTCTGAAAGACTGAATCACCCGACTGTTTTCCCGCTTTATCGGCGGTTAGGCCTTGGTAATTAAAAGTTACCCACTTATTACGGTTGCTATCGTTTGGTGATGTCTCCGTTCCCCACCAACTCAGACTCCTAAGTAGTCCATTTCGTTATGTGACTGGACGAAGTCGGACCACTGCTTCCGGAGTGTACACCGACTGCGCTGGTGGGTAATTATAATTAGTTATAGACTCCTTAATTCTCTGGCTCCAAACTTCATCCGTGTCTATTCTTATCTTTTTTGGCGGCTATTGGTAGTgttaaacaaataaaaacgCGTACTATAGGCATTTTTAGAGCAGTTTGGTTATCATATCTTAAGAAGCCT is drawn from Lineus longissimus chromosome 1, tnLinLong1.2, whole genome shotgun sequence and contains these coding sequences:
- the LOC135497419 gene encoding solute carrier family 22 member 13-like isoform X2, whose translation is MPTSFEVRLSEDNAQKGATFEDVLKQTGEFGTYQIRLFIIITLMDITTGQCMSYFVFSNSNPGWRCARYQGSNTTFNETTNFTADACVFNGTKCVEFEFSPELKSITTEWSLVCDQGYLPKMTVSIQMAGVLVGALTSGQVGDTFGRRKTLIAMASLMMVLQIVVGFSNSWQLYAVLRFFVGMATAGTLNISNTLPMEFIGAKYRTFCSSLGVYSMGNMMMALMAYLMRDWRYLAVAIGVIEFPILIAILWGCPESVRWLLQRGRLQEAEDIVKQMAKVNKRSTPDLAILKVIAQGNKELKKREKQYSYHDLFRTRKMGARTAVLLFTWFGRRKSYLAYMTIPVVCMVTVALMGALDVTSPDLLTTMVLLAVGGIIACWGISTIHVSELFPTLTRIIGMGACSVAARIGGILAPQVAYLGEFSHWAVPYIFYGTFCIMSAALVFFVLPETQGEPLPENMPARKDSTHRADVRASWMWSSQN
- the LOC135497419 gene encoding solute carrier family 22 member 13-like isoform X1, which codes for MPTSFEVRLSEDNAQKGATFEDVLKQTGEFGTYQIRLFIIITLMDITTGQCMSYFVFSNSNPGWRCARYQGSNTTFNETTNFTADACVFNGTKCVEFEFSPELKSITTEWSLVCDQGYLPKMTVSIQMAGVLVGALTSGQVGDTFGRRKTLIAMASLMMVLQIVVGFSNSWQLYAVLRFFVGMATAGTLNISNTLPMEFIGAKYRTFCSSLGVYSMGNMMMALMAYLMRDWRYLAVAIGVIEFPILIAILWGCPESVRWLLQRGRLQEAEDIVKQMAKVNKRSTPDLAILKVIAQGNKELKKREKQYSYHDLFRTRKMGARTAVLLFTWFTASLVTYGISNMYDTLEWSVYLSVVINHSTSMLFGWTVIYTAERFGRRKSYLAYMTIPVVCMVTVALMGALDVTSPDLLTTMVLLAVGGIIACWGISTIHVSELFPTLTRIIGMGACSVAARIGGILAPQVAYLGEFSHWAVPYIFYGTFCIMSAALVFFVLPETQGEPLPENMPARKDSTHRADVRASWMWSSQN
- the LOC135497445 gene encoding organic cation transporter protein-like, with the protein product MHFDDILIQLGELGKYQIILVCLLNYAGILIGMTSLSMVFTLGIEDFRCAVPDVANGTYLVKDEAHAALVNATIPQGSKCTVYDGGVNGTEAKERACSRWVYEENLYRPSAVMEFNLVCDKAIFRTFGSTALIVGMLLGAIVGGKVSDRFGRKITVILSIASQAVAVLVIAFAPDIYTFMVFRCVLGGSNLALYGSSFTLITEMVGPSKRVYAALLAAISFAVGGMLLTPLAFFYRNWRHLTLATVAPSVLLIPYWWLIPESPRWLLSRGRNEEAEKILRQMAKLNRRPLSDVMLKSIQPSEDRVKRESFMKMLKQGKLLARLAIVCLSWASVSAGYYGLHLYSGSMVGDFYVNFTVGVFMDIPATFYTMFTPTKFGRKAPHVLALLVAGLACVASMFVILYGHNSVLSWLPTTLATIGKFGISAAFGSAYLYSAELFPTSVRNLSIGISSMFARLVTIAAPFLADLGSLIPGPFSKVLPLVVFGSILILAGISSLFLPETHGKPLPETIEQALHWGRGRYRRKSSQKLEMTEKLRENGEGHRLESFIEDDEEDSTA